The Hyphococcus flavus genome contains a region encoding:
- a CDS encoding RNA methyltransferase: MSRSGKNTSGATERIARRDGKGFLRPAPLFILVEPQMGENIGATARAMLNFGLSGLRIVNPRDGWPNEKAGAMSAGASIVIDQAQVFSSTREGLADCTYALATTARSREALLPVLSPEQAATELKSRIDQGEKCAVLFGGERAGLSNDDVMRCDGIISIPVNPAFASLNLAQAALVVAYEWAKADARESLAKTASQLRPAAKANFERFFDHLVNELDRAGYFFPEEKRPNMERNLKVAFQRAGLTESETRSLHGVIKALVKLQAASER, translated from the coding sequence ATGAGCAGGTCTGGAAAAAACACATCGGGCGCAACGGAAAGAATCGCGCGCCGCGACGGAAAAGGATTTTTGCGTCCGGCGCCGCTGTTCATACTGGTTGAGCCGCAGATGGGTGAAAATATCGGCGCAACAGCGCGTGCGATGCTGAATTTCGGACTTTCAGGGCTCAGGATCGTCAACCCGCGCGACGGCTGGCCAAATGAAAAAGCCGGCGCCATGTCTGCCGGCGCAAGCATTGTCATCGATCAGGCGCAGGTTTTCTCATCCACGCGAGAGGGGCTTGCCGATTGCACATATGCACTCGCGACGACTGCCCGATCGAGAGAAGCGTTGCTTCCCGTGTTATCCCCGGAACAAGCGGCAACAGAACTGAAGTCGCGGATTGATCAGGGTGAAAAATGCGCGGTTCTGTTCGGTGGAGAGCGGGCCGGACTTTCAAATGACGATGTGATGCGTTGCGATGGGATTATCTCCATCCCCGTCAATCCAGCGTTCGCCTCGCTCAATCTTGCGCAAGCGGCGCTTGTTGTCGCCTATGAGTGGGCCAAAGCGGATGCGCGCGAGAGTCTGGCTAAGACCGCAAGCCAGTTGCGCCCTGCAGCGAAAGCGAATTTCGAGCGGTTTTTTGACCATCTTGTGAACGAACTGGACCGAGCGGGGTATTTCTTTCCGGAGGAAAAACGCCCCAATATGGAGCGAAATCTAAAGGTCGCGTTTCAGCGGGCCGGGTTGACCGAAAGCGAAACCAGAAGCCTGCATGGCGTCATCAAGGCGCTTGTTAAATTGCAGGCCGCTTCCGAGCGATAG
- a CDS encoding M13 family metallopeptidase has product MKLVRFAMVAAVCTALSAAAWANDQEEKETPLIEPWGYPLAALDRETRPGDDFYRFANGGWLDATDIPSDRAGYGFSTIMRDRNEQRIAHIIEQLKDLRVRRGSDPQRIRDLYASFLDTERIEARGLEPVSEDLVRIAEANSHEDIAALMADPELGIGGPFSVYVWVDSKQPDRFVTWLTHSGLGLPDKSYYERETERMEATREAYRTHIAAMLELAEVENAKQKADAVFELEKAIAALHWERAERRDADRTYNKMTIAELRELAPAFSWDAYFDGAGLGEARDFVVREKDAFPELASLFAQTDIETWRAYLTYHLLRSFASYLPARFDEENFAFFGKTLNGQSEQRPREKRGIALVNDLLDQAVGKLYIERFFPEESKIQMTALFENVRAALRNRIANLSWMTPETKVRAQEKLEMMTAKIAYPDKWRSYAGLRIRARDLIGNVKRVRSLDAKRDQQRLSSPVDKSEWFTGPQTVNAYYSPSRNEAFIPAGYIQSPLFDPNADPALNYGAIGSIVGHEIGHGFDDQGSKYDGNGVLQSWWTQEDREAFDALGDRLAEQFGKYEPLPGLNVNGRLTLGENIGDLAGVIVAYHAYMLSLEGEEPPVLDGFTGAQRVFLGRAQARRFKQTDESLRRRLLSAPHSPMDLRVNGMVVNIDEWYEAFDVKPGDAMYLPPEERVYIW; this is encoded by the coding sequence ATGAAATTAGTACGGTTCGCGATGGTTGCCGCTGTTTGTACAGCTTTGAGCGCTGCGGCTTGGGCAAACGATCAGGAAGAAAAAGAAACGCCATTAATTGAGCCGTGGGGATACCCGTTGGCTGCGCTGGATCGCGAAACGCGGCCGGGAGACGACTTTTACCGCTTTGCAAATGGCGGGTGGCTTGATGCAACAGATATTCCTTCGGACCGCGCCGGGTACGGTTTCTCGACCATTATGCGAGACCGGAATGAACAGCGAATAGCCCATATTATCGAACAGTTGAAAGATCTCCGTGTTCGCCGCGGCTCGGATCCGCAACGAATTCGCGATCTATACGCAAGTTTTCTTGATACGGAACGAATTGAAGCGCGCGGGCTTGAGCCTGTCTCGGAAGATCTGGTTCGAATTGCTGAAGCGAATTCGCACGAAGACATTGCGGCGCTCATGGCCGACCCCGAACTCGGCATTGGCGGACCGTTCAGCGTCTATGTCTGGGTGGACTCGAAACAGCCTGACCGGTTTGTCACCTGGCTTACCCATTCCGGCCTCGGCCTTCCCGACAAGTCTTATTACGAGCGTGAAACAGAACGGATGGAGGCGACCCGGGAAGCGTATCGCACCCATATCGCCGCAATGCTTGAACTGGCGGAGGTGGAAAACGCCAAACAAAAAGCAGACGCTGTTTTTGAATTGGAAAAGGCCATTGCAGCCCTGCATTGGGAGCGTGCTGAAAGGCGCGATGCAGATCGAACCTACAACAAAATGACAATCGCCGAGTTGCGGGAGCTCGCGCCTGCATTTTCCTGGGATGCGTATTTTGACGGTGCGGGGCTCGGTGAAGCGCGAGACTTTGTTGTGCGCGAAAAAGACGCTTTTCCCGAATTGGCTAGTCTATTCGCTCAAACCGACATTGAAACCTGGCGCGCATACCTGACCTATCATTTGCTGCGCAGCTTTGCATCTTACCTTCCCGCACGGTTTGACGAAGAAAACTTCGCTTTTTTTGGCAAGACCCTTAACGGCCAGTCCGAACAAAGGCCTCGTGAAAAACGCGGCATCGCCCTGGTTAATGATCTTCTCGATCAGGCGGTTGGCAAACTTTACATTGAACGGTTCTTTCCTGAAGAATCGAAAATTCAGATGACAGCGTTGTTCGAAAACGTGCGCGCGGCCTTGCGCAATCGCATTGCCAATCTTTCCTGGATGACGCCGGAGACAAAAGTCCGTGCACAGGAAAAGTTGGAGATGATGACAGCGAAAATCGCGTATCCTGATAAATGGCGGAGTTATGCGGGGTTGCGTATTCGCGCCAGAGATCTCATCGGGAACGTCAAGCGCGTGAGAAGCCTTGACGCCAAAAGAGACCAACAACGTTTATCATCGCCAGTCGATAAGAGTGAATGGTTCACGGGCCCGCAAACGGTTAATGCATACTACAGCCCAAGCCGGAATGAGGCGTTTATTCCTGCGGGCTATATTCAATCGCCTTTGTTTGATCCCAATGCTGATCCTGCGCTGAACTATGGGGCGATCGGATCAATCGTTGGTCACGAAATTGGGCACGGATTTGATGATCAGGGATCCAAGTATGACGGCAACGGCGTTTTGCAATCCTGGTGGACGCAAGAAGACCGCGAAGCTTTCGACGCTCTTGGTGACAGGCTTGCCGAGCAGTTTGGCAAATACGAACCATTGCCCGGTCTCAATGTGAATGGCCGCCTGACCCTTGGCGAGAATATTGGCGATCTGGCTGGCGTTATTGTCGCTTATCATGCCTACATGCTTTCCCTGGAGGGCGAAGAGCCGCCAGTGCTTGACGGATTCACCGGCGCGCAACGGGTGTTCTTGGGGCGCGCGCAGGCGCGACGGTTTAAGCAGACTGACGAATCACTCAGGCGTCGCTTGTTGTCTGCGCCGCACAGTCCGATGGATCTTCGGGTGAACGGCATGGTGGTCAATATCGACGAATGGTATGAGGCTTTTGACGTAAAGCCCGGCGACGCCATGTATCTTCCGCCGGAAGAACGCGTATATATCTGGTGA
- a CDS encoding N-acyl-D-amino-acid deacylase family protein produces the protein MLKKLAAAAFAALAGCSGGSENAGERYDVIIRGGTVYDGSGSPGMAADVAIEGDRIVAVGDLGDANADTVIDAEGRAVTPGFINMLSWAVVDLIHDGRSLGDISQGVTLEVFGEGVSWGPLSEEMKDGFKERQSDIQYDIPWTTLGEYLEHLETKGVSPNVASFVGATTVRMHEVGYENRAATPEELASMQELVRDAMREGAMGVGSSLIYAPANFASTEELVALNEAAAEFGGMYISHIRNESHQLLEAVDELIQIAREAGIPAEIYHLKASGQSNWNKLDEVVAKVEAAQAEGLRITADMYTYPASSTGLDAAMPLWVQEGGYEAWAERLQDSDVRARVAEAIENPSAEFVSGITNAGGPEGVLLVGFKNPELRKYIGKTLAEVADERGKPYTETAMDLVIEDGSRVQVVYFSMSEENIAKKVALPWVSFGSDGGSMAPEGLFLEQSTHPRAYGNFARVYAKYIRDEGVITLEEAVRKMTSLPAGNLKIKDRGMLAPGYYADVVVFDPEAIQDKATFAEPHQLAVGVDHVFVNGVHTLRDGEHTGAFGGRVVRGPGWEGRESASE, from the coding sequence ATGTTGAAGAAATTAGCGGCGGCGGCGTTTGCTGCATTAGCGGGTTGTAGCGGCGGGTCGGAGAATGCTGGCGAGCGTTACGATGTCATCATCCGGGGCGGTACAGTTTACGACGGTTCAGGCTCGCCTGGTATGGCGGCGGATGTCGCGATTGAAGGCGACCGTATTGTCGCTGTCGGTGATCTTGGAGATGCAAACGCTGACACGGTTATAGACGCGGAAGGCCGCGCCGTAACGCCCGGCTTTATCAACATGTTGAGCTGGGCTGTTGTGGATTTGATTCATGACGGGCGAAGCCTCGGCGACATCAGCCAAGGCGTGACGCTGGAGGTCTTTGGCGAAGGCGTTTCATGGGGGCCTTTGTCTGAGGAAATGAAAGACGGCTTCAAAGAACGGCAGAGCGACATTCAGTACGACATCCCGTGGACGACGCTTGGCGAATATCTGGAGCATCTGGAAACAAAAGGCGTGTCGCCGAATGTCGCTTCTTTTGTCGGCGCCACCACAGTCCGCATGCACGAGGTTGGTTACGAGAACCGGGCCGCGACGCCGGAAGAACTTGCCAGCATGCAAGAGCTTGTGCGCGACGCGATGCGCGAAGGCGCCATGGGTGTTGGCTCATCTCTAATCTACGCACCGGCAAATTTCGCAAGCACGGAAGAATTGGTTGCGCTAAACGAAGCTGCTGCTGAGTTCGGCGGCATGTATATTTCTCATATTCGCAACGAGTCTCATCAACTGCTGGAAGCGGTAGACGAGTTGATCCAGATCGCACGCGAGGCAGGAATACCAGCAGAGATTTATCACTTGAAGGCGAGTGGTCAGTCAAATTGGAATAAACTTGACGAGGTCGTCGCCAAAGTCGAGGCCGCGCAGGCGGAGGGTCTGCGGATTACTGCAGACATGTACACCTATCCTGCAAGTTCGACGGGCCTTGACGCCGCTATGCCGTTGTGGGTGCAGGAAGGCGGATATGAAGCGTGGGCGGAACGATTGCAGGACTCTGATGTTCGTGCGCGCGTCGCCGAAGCGATTGAAAATCCATCAGCCGAATTCGTTAGCGGCATCACCAACGCCGGCGGTCCCGAGGGGGTGTTGCTGGTAGGCTTTAAAAACCCGGAGCTAAGGAAGTATATCGGCAAGACCCTGGCCGAAGTCGCCGATGAGCGCGGCAAGCCGTATACGGAAACGGCAATGGATCTTGTGATCGAAGACGGCAGCCGGGTGCAGGTGGTTTACTTTTCCATGTCGGAAGAAAACATCGCCAAGAAAGTCGCTTTGCCATGGGTCAGCTTCGGTTCTGACGGCGGCTCAATGGCGCCGGAAGGGTTGTTTCTTGAACAAAGCACCCATCCGCGCGCCTACGGCAACTTCGCGCGCGTATATGCAAAATATATTCGCGACGAAGGCGTCATCACCCTTGAAGAAGCCGTTCGAAAAATGACTTCGCTCCCAGCGGGCAACCTGAAAATCAAAGATCGCGGCATGCTTGCGCCAGGTTATTACGCGGATGTTGTCGTATTCGATCCTGAAGCCATTCAGGACAAGGCGACGTTCGCCGAACCACACCAGTTGGCCGTGGGCGTCGACCATGTGTTCGTCAATGGTGTTCACACGTTGCGTGACGGCGAACACACGGGCGCTTTTGGCGGTCGCGTTGTACGCGGTCCGGGCTGGGAAGGGCGCGAAAGCGCATCCGAGTAA
- a CDS encoding queuosine precursor transporter: MTAKPEIERIDHADALSSHRFKYYDFAMAAFVVILVCSNLIGAAKLVQLFEFNIGSWNVGMFGAGILFFPLSYVLGDVLTEVYGYARARRVVWAGFGAVLFMAFMAWVVVKLPPAPGWNDQPAYEAVFGLTPRIVLASIIAFWAGELSNAFVMARMKVASGGKHLWQRTIGSTVVGQGVDSLLFYPIAFLGVWTTTQVLTVLATNYLLKVLWEAFLTPVTYRIVGALKRAEGVDVYDKDTSFTPFSIRS, translated from the coding sequence GTGACAGCGAAACCAGAAATTGAGCGCATCGACCACGCCGATGCGCTCAGCAGTCATCGATTCAAATATTATGACTTCGCCATGGCGGCGTTCGTGGTCATTCTCGTTTGTTCCAACCTGATTGGCGCCGCGAAGCTGGTTCAACTGTTTGAGTTCAATATTGGAAGCTGGAATGTTGGAATGTTCGGCGCCGGCATCCTGTTCTTTCCGCTTTCCTATGTGCTGGGCGACGTCCTGACCGAAGTCTACGGCTACGCCCGCGCACGACGCGTCGTCTGGGCCGGTTTCGGTGCTGTGCTATTCATGGCGTTCATGGCCTGGGTCGTCGTCAAACTGCCTCCAGCGCCCGGTTGGAATGATCAGCCTGCTTATGAAGCAGTTTTTGGGCTGACGCCGCGAATTGTTCTCGCCTCAATTATAGCATTCTGGGCTGGCGAACTTTCAAATGCATTTGTCATGGCGCGCATGAAAGTCGCGTCGGGCGGAAAGCACCTGTGGCAGCGGACGATCGGTTCCACTGTGGTCGGACAGGGTGTAGACAGTTTGCTTTTTTATCCGATTGCGTTTCTCGGCGTTTGGACAACCACACAGGTCTTGACGGTGCTCGCTACGAACTATCTGCTTAAAGTCCTCTGGGAAGCGTTCCTGACGCCCGTCACATACCGCATTGTCGGCGCGCTGAAGCGCGCTGAGGGCGTCGATGTCTATGACAAGGATACGTCATTCACGCCCTTTTCCATTCGTTCCTAA
- a CDS encoding LytR/AlgR family response regulator transcription factor: MTGTNNRGGATVIRINRFTENSEALSLAAVTLAAWGMLVSVFGGFSYVDAMRAGMDGTFWRALTHYGLGFAPWLVLGPAVFVLARKQAVKNPTHMAEALDASLMFAAAFGAIFLYFVFIYAPIMNMTAAEAVSSTRVLSWSSDIFIFMIVYLMARQSIAPSQPIQHHFDARIAVRSQGREDYVLIRNVTAGSAHGNYVALYVNSGEHLYRGSISDLAERLAPYGLVRVHRSHFVRPECVSAATMKGGAIKSVCLEDGKEIPVSAQYEAAVRQSLSEKVVHAG; this comes from the coding sequence TTGACGGGCACAAACAACAGAGGCGGCGCCACAGTGATCAGGATCAACAGGTTTACGGAAAACTCTGAAGCACTATCGTTGGCGGCAGTGACGCTTGCTGCCTGGGGTATGCTTGTCAGCGTGTTTGGCGGTTTTTCTTATGTCGACGCTATGCGTGCAGGAATGGACGGAACATTCTGGCGTGCGCTGACGCATTATGGACTTGGGTTTGCGCCATGGCTTGTTTTAGGACCGGCTGTTTTCGTGCTTGCGCGCAAGCAAGCTGTAAAAAACCCGACACATATGGCGGAAGCGCTGGACGCAAGTCTGATGTTCGCTGCTGCGTTTGGCGCAATATTTTTGTATTTTGTTTTCATCTATGCGCCTATTATGAATATGACCGCGGCTGAAGCCGTGTCGAGTACGCGCGTCCTATCCTGGTCATCTGATATTTTCATTTTTATGATCGTGTATCTTATGGCGCGCCAGAGCATAGCGCCTTCACAACCTATCCAGCATCATTTTGATGCACGGATCGCCGTTCGATCACAGGGAAGGGAAGACTACGTTCTTATCCGCAACGTGACGGCAGGCTCGGCGCATGGCAATTACGTCGCCCTTTATGTGAACAGCGGTGAGCACCTTTATCGGGGTTCTATTTCTGATCTTGCCGAACGTTTGGCGCCATACGGTCTCGTCCGGGTTCATCGCTCTCATTTTGTCAGGCCTGAATGCGTGTCAGCGGCGACTATGAAAGGCGGCGCTATAAAGTCTGTTTGCCTCGAAGATGGAAAAGAAATTCCGGTTAGCGCCCAATATGAAGCGGCGGTCCGCCAATCTTTAAGCGAAAAGGTTGTTCACGCGGGCTAG
- a CDS encoding malic enzyme-like NAD(P)-binding protein: protein MFNKLFNSIRRGRRSSYAALYEARAKEKAPPSRSLDEAALDYHRAAPAGKMECVPTKPMSTQRDLSLAYSPGVAAACREIERDPSASRTLTNRANLVAIVTNGTAVLGLGDIGAEASKPVMEGKAALFKRFAGVDAIDLCVDETDPAKLADLIVKVQAGFGGFNLEDIKAPQCFEVERLARERTKVPVFHDDQHGTGVCVLAGLLNALELTGRALSETKIAVSGAGAAAIACVELLVAGGAQKENILLTDSMGVVYKGRKKGMTGKKADYAVKTDKRTLADAVEGADFFLGVSRRGLLTPDMVRTMAESPIIFALANPEPEIWPEDALDAAPGAIIATGRSDYPNQVNNVLCFPFLFRGALDVSASTVTPGMTTAAARAIGAVARMETPQSVRNAYPDENFAFGPGYILPKAFDPRLLPEVAGAVAQAAMDDGVAKAPIRDMNGYKQRLEALATALQAL from the coding sequence ATGTTCAATAAATTGTTCAATTCCATCCGGCGCGGACGGCGCTCGTCATACGCCGCGCTCTATGAAGCGCGCGCGAAGGAAAAAGCGCCACCATCAAGATCGCTGGATGAAGCAGCGCTCGATTATCACCGCGCAGCGCCAGCCGGTAAAATGGAATGCGTTCCGACAAAGCCCATGTCGACTCAGCGGGATTTATCGCTTGCCTATTCACCCGGCGTTGCGGCCGCCTGCCGGGAGATTGAGCGAGACCCATCAGCATCACGAACACTGACGAACCGTGCAAACCTTGTAGCGATCGTTACAAACGGCACGGCTGTTCTGGGACTTGGCGATATCGGCGCCGAAGCCTCAAAGCCTGTCATGGAGGGCAAAGCGGCGCTCTTCAAACGATTTGCCGGCGTCGATGCTATCGATCTTTGTGTTGATGAAACCGATCCGGCCAAGCTCGCCGATTTGATCGTGAAAGTGCAGGCCGGGTTCGGCGGATTTAATCTTGAAGATATCAAGGCGCCGCAGTGTTTCGAGGTGGAGCGTCTTGCGCGTGAACGCACGAAAGTACCGGTGTTCCATGACGACCAGCATGGCACAGGCGTGTGCGTGCTTGCCGGACTTTTAAATGCGCTGGAACTGACGGGTCGTGCGCTGAGCGAGACAAAGATTGCTGTTTCAGGCGCGGGCGCAGCGGCTATTGCCTGTGTCGAACTTTTGGTCGCTGGCGGCGCCCAAAAAGAAAACATTCTGCTGACGGACAGTATGGGTGTCGTCTACAAGGGCCGTAAGAAAGGCATGACCGGCAAAAAAGCCGATTATGCCGTCAAGACGGACAAGCGAACGCTCGCGGATGCTGTTGAGGGCGCTGACTTTTTCCTCGGTGTTTCGCGGCGCGGGCTTTTGACGCCCGATATGGTTCGAACCATGGCGGAAAGCCCGATCATTTTTGCGCTGGCCAATCCTGAACCGGAGATCTGGCCTGAGGATGCGCTTGATGCGGCGCCGGGCGCGATCATAGCCACAGGGCGTTCGGATTATCCGAACCAGGTGAACAATGTTCTGTGTTTTCCGTTTCTGTTCCGCGGCGCCCTCGACGTGTCAGCGAGCACGGTGACGCCGGGCATGACGACAGCCGCCGCCCGTGCGATTGGCGCGGTCGCACGCATGGAAACGCCGCAATCGGTACGTAACGCCTACCCGGATGAAAACTTCGCTTTCGGCCCAGGCTATATTTTGCCGAAAGCGTTTGACCCGCGTCTGTTGCCGGAGGTTGCCGGCGCCGTCGCGCAAGCGGCTATGGATGACGGCGTCGCCAAGGCGCCAATCCGGGATATGAACGGGTACAAGCAACGGCTTGAAGCTTTGGCGACGGCGTTACAGGCGCTCTAA
- a CDS encoding flavin-containing monooxygenase, whose translation MPDDMRIDAPDVKTGKETTSPRIAILGAGFSGMGMAIRLRQEGFDNFTIYEKADEVGGTWRENRYPGVACDVPSHLYSFSFDPNPKWTRRFSSGPEILDYMKTCAEKFDLYRSIAFGKEVSAIKHDGAEWTISFKDGSTAGADFVVSGLGGLHKPNIPDFKGVDTFKGPVFHTAEWPDNVDLKGKRVAIIGSAASAIQIIPEIVDDVAHLDVYQRTPNWIIPREDYGYPKWVRSLFSAAPWLARAYRGFYFSVLEWRFPAFHKEENRIKQMTRDRFAKYLENSIADPALRTKLTPDYPIGCKRILISDDYFRAIQKPNVDLVTEGIDGFVEHGVITRDGKLHEADVVILATGFKPFDILDAISVAGPSGASLKDTWRQGIAAHRTVMAPGFPNFFLLLGPNSALGHNSVILMIEAQVNYVIQLIKQAASAGQGRVAQLEPSAEAARAFDATIQGDLQKRVWAAGCGAWYVDENGRNYTLYPHSVRRYLKDMKIADLSEYVMKVPA comes from the coding sequence ATGCCCGACGACATGCGCATTGATGCGCCTGACGTAAAAACCGGAAAAGAAACAACCTCGCCGCGCATTGCTATTCTCGGCGCTGGCTTTTCCGGTATGGGTATGGCGATCCGCCTGCGTCAGGAAGGCTTTGACAACTTCACGATATACGAAAAGGCGGATGAGGTAGGCGGCACCTGGCGTGAAAACCGTTACCCCGGTGTCGCATGTGACGTCCCTTCACATCTTTATTCCTTTTCATTTGACCCTAATCCCAAATGGACGCGGCGTTTCTCCTCAGGGCCTGAGATCCTCGATTACATGAAAACTTGCGCTGAAAAATTCGATCTCTACCGGTCTATTGCATTCGGCAAAGAAGTCAGCGCGATCAAACATGACGGCGCCGAATGGACGATCTCATTCAAGGACGGATCAACAGCAGGCGCCGACTTTGTCGTCAGTGGTCTTGGCGGACTACACAAACCGAATATTCCGGATTTTAAAGGAGTCGACACCTTTAAGGGCCCGGTATTTCACACCGCCGAATGGCCCGACAATGTTGACCTGAAGGGAAAACGCGTCGCCATCATCGGTTCGGCGGCAAGCGCCATTCAGATCATTCCCGAGATCGTTGACGACGTTGCACACCTCGATGTTTATCAGCGTACGCCGAACTGGATTATTCCCCGGGAAGACTACGGCTATCCGAAATGGGTGCGTTCTTTGTTCAGCGCTGCGCCATGGCTCGCGCGCGCCTATCGCGGGTTTTACTTCTCTGTGCTTGAGTGGCGCTTTCCCGCCTTCCACAAAGAAGAGAACCGTATCAAGCAAATGACGCGTGATCGTTTTGCAAAATATCTGGAAAACTCTATCGCTGACCCGGCTTTGCGAACAAAACTGACGCCGGATTATCCTATCGGCTGCAAGCGCATTCTTATCTCAGACGATTACTTCCGCGCCATCCAAAAGCCGAATGTAGATCTGGTGACGGAAGGGATAGACGGTTTTGTGGAGCATGGCGTCATTACCAGAGACGGCAAGTTGCATGAGGCTGATGTTGTCATTCTCGCGACCGGGTTTAAGCCGTTCGATATTCTGGATGCGATCAGCGTCGCCGGCCCCTCGGGAGCCAGTCTCAAAGATACATGGCGGCAGGGGATCGCCGCGCACCGGACGGTGATGGCGCCGGGATTTCCGAATTTTTTTTTGCTGCTGGGGCCGAATTCCGCCCTTGGTCATAACTCGGTCATTTTGATGATCGAAGCACAGGTGAATTACGTCATTCAACTGATCAAACAGGCTGCGAGCGCCGGGCAAGGCCGTGTTGCGCAACTTGAACCTTCGGCTGAGGCGGCAAGGGCTTTTGATGCAACGATCCAGGGCGATCTTCAAAAACGGGTCTGGGCGGCGGGGTGCGGTGCTTGGTATGTGGATGAGAACGGGCGCAATTATACGCTCTATCCTCATTCCGTGCGGCGATATTTGAAAGACATGAAGATTGCTGATCTATCAGAGTACGTTATGAAAGTTCCAGCCTAA
- a CDS encoding VPLPA-CTERM sorting domain-containing protein: MFSIIKSAVKKSAISVFAATASLLAAGTASAGVMTLSATDLTADGLTVCTIGVTAVCDGNDQAGTVGVLDLPGANVSISAIVGTQLTELERLNVANDGVDVTNGPNMLDFDMGSDSAGTVTYDFSGSGFSALYVAIKGGPEFAILKIVSDMLGDGVSGSFTFDLDVLGISAAVSHVSFYGTMDDTPPIPVPGAIWLMIAGVAGLGAASRKKKPA; the protein is encoded by the coding sequence ATGTTTTCAATTATTAAATCCGCTGTGAAAAAGTCAGCAATTTCGGTTTTTGCGGCGACGGCGTCGCTTCTTGCAGCCGGTACGGCTTCTGCTGGCGTGATGACGCTTTCAGCGACGGACCTGACCGCTGACGGTCTCACGGTTTGCACGATTGGCGTCACTGCAGTCTGCGACGGCAACGATCAGGCAGGCACAGTCGGCGTGCTTGACTTGCCCGGCGCAAATGTTTCCATTTCAGCGATTGTCGGCACGCAACTCACCGAGTTGGAACGCCTGAACGTCGCGAATGACGGCGTCGATGTCACGAACGGCCCTAACATGCTTGATTTTGATATGGGCAGCGACAGCGCAGGCACTGTGACTTACGACTTCTCCGGTTCAGGTTTTTCAGCGCTCTACGTCGCCATTAAAGGCGGCCCTGAGTTTGCGATCCTGAAAATCGTTTCGGATATGCTTGGTGACGGCGTTTCTGGCTCGTTCACCTTTGATCTGGATGTTTTGGGCATTAGCGCCGCTGTTTCCCACGTAAGTTTTTATGGAACCATGGACGACACGCCGCCAATTCCGGTCCCGGGCGCTATCTGGCTGATGATCGCCGGCGTTGCTGGTCTCGGCGCTGCAAGCCGTAAGAAAAAGCCGGCTTAA
- the rpsD gene encoding 30S ribosomal protein S4 yields the protein MSKRISAKHKLDRRVGENVWGRPKSPINKRDYGPGMHGQRRKGKLSDFGLQLMAKQKLKGYYGNISEKHFERIYNEADRRRGNTAEHLIGLLESRLDAIVYRAKFVPTVFAARQFINHGHVKLNGVKTNIPSVRLKPGDVVEIKEKSKNMALVLEALQSAERDIPDYLEVDPKKMAVTYLRVPEFAEVPYPCTMEPNLVVEYYSS from the coding sequence ATGTCTAAGCGCATCAGCGCCAAGCATAAGCTTGACCGCCGGGTTGGCGAAAACGTCTGGGGCCGGCCAAAATCACCCATCAACAAACGCGATTACGGACCTGGCATGCACGGCCAGCGCCGCAAGGGCAAACTGTCCGACTTCGGTCTGCAGTTGATGGCGAAGCAGAAACTCAAAGGCTATTATGGCAATATCTCCGAAAAGCACTTTGAACGGATTTACAATGAAGCTGACCGCCGCCGCGGCAACACCGCCGAGCATTTGATCGGTCTTCTCGAAAGCCGTCTCGACGCGATTGTCTACCGCGCGAAATTCGTACCGACGGTTTTCGCTGCGCGCCAATTCATCAACCACGGCCATGTGAAACTGAATGGCGTTAAAACGAACATACCTTCGGTTCGCCTGAAGCCGGGCGATGTTGTGGAGATCAAGGAAAAGTCGAAGAACATGGCGCTGGTGCTCGAAGCCCTGCAGAGCGCTGAACGCGACATTCCTGATTATCTCGAAGTCGATCCGAAAAAAATGGCGGTAACCTATTTGCGCGTACCGGAATTTGCAGAAGTGCCGTATCCGTGCACCATGGAGCCGAACCTCGTTGTCGAATATTATTCGTCATAA